Proteins co-encoded in one Erwinia sp. genomic window:
- the spoT gene encoding Bifunctional (p)ppGpp synthase/hydrolase SpoT (ID:JIFNMEKO_03375;~source:Prodigal:2.6) has translation MYLSESLNQLTGKYLPEDQIKRLRQAYLVARDAHEGQTRSSGEPYITHPVAVACILAEMKLDHETLIAALLHDVIEDTPATYQDMEQLFGKSVAELVEGVSKLDKLKFRDKEEAQAENFRKMIMAMVQDIRVILIKLADRTHNMRTLGSLRPDKRRRIALETLEIYSPLAHRLGIHHLKTELEELGFEALYPNRCRVIREVVKAARGNRKEMIQKILSEIEGRLQEAGIACRVSGREKHLYSIYRKMHLKEQRFHSIMDIYAFRVIVRDVDTCYRVLGQMHSLYKPRPGRMKDYIAIPKANGYQSLHTSMIGPHGVPVEVQIRTEDMDQMAEMGVAAHWAYKEQVESSTTAQIRAQRWLQSLLELQQSAGSSFEFIESVKSDLFPDEIYVFTPEGRIVELPAGATSVDFAYAVHTDIGHACVGARVDRQPYPLSQPLSSGQTVEIITAPGARPNAAWLNFVVSSKARAKIRQLLKNLKRDDSVNLGRRLLNLALGGSRKLAEIPAANVQQELERMKLATLDDLLAEIGLGNAMSVVIARNLQQGEEISPALSVASSSRSKLPIKGADGVLITFAKCCRPIPGDPIIAYVSPGKGLVVHHESCRNIRGYQKEPEKFMAVEWDKTTDQEFVAEIKVEMFNHQGALANLTAAINTAGSGIQSLNTEEKEGRVYSAFIRLTVHDRIHLAHIMRKIRVMPDMIKVHRNRN, from the coding sequence TTGTATCTGTCTGAAAGCCTGAATCAGCTTACTGGAAAATACCTGCCTGAAGATCAAATAAAGCGTCTCAGGCAGGCTTATCTTGTTGCTCGTGATGCTCATGAGGGACAAACTCGCTCCAGTGGTGAGCCTTACATTACACATCCTGTGGCTGTGGCCTGTATTCTGGCTGAGATGAAGCTGGATCATGAAACCCTCATTGCAGCTTTGTTGCACGATGTAATCGAAGATACACCTGCCACCTATCAGGACATGGAGCAGCTGTTCGGCAAAAGCGTTGCCGAATTAGTAGAGGGCGTGTCCAAGCTGGATAAGCTAAAGTTTCGCGATAAAGAAGAAGCGCAGGCGGAAAACTTCAGGAAGATGATCATGGCGATGGTGCAGGATATTCGCGTTATCCTCATCAAACTGGCTGATCGCACTCACAACATGCGCACACTTGGCTCCCTGAGGCCCGATAAACGACGTCGCATAGCCCTTGAAACACTTGAAATATATAGTCCCCTGGCGCACCGCTTAGGTATTCATCATCTGAAAACAGAGCTGGAAGAGCTGGGCTTTGAAGCACTGTACCCTAACCGATGCCGGGTTATTCGTGAGGTGGTCAAAGCTGCCCGCGGCAACCGTAAGGAGATGATTCAGAAAATACTTTCTGAGATCGAAGGGCGTCTTCAGGAAGCAGGGATTGCCTGCCGGGTGAGTGGCCGTGAAAAGCACCTTTACTCCATTTATCGCAAAATGCATCTGAAAGAACAGCGTTTTCACTCGATTATGGATATCTATGCTTTTCGCGTCATTGTGCGTGATGTCGACACCTGTTACCGCGTTCTGGGTCAGATGCACAGCCTGTATAAACCACGTCCAGGCAGAATGAAAGACTATATCGCCATTCCCAAAGCTAACGGTTATCAATCATTGCATACATCAATGATTGGGCCGCACGGTGTCCCTGTCGAGGTCCAGATCCGTACAGAAGATATGGATCAAATGGCAGAAATGGGAGTCGCAGCCCACTGGGCCTATAAAGAGCAGGTTGAAAGCAGCACCACTGCACAAATTCGCGCACAACGCTGGCTACAAAGCCTGCTTGAGTTACAGCAAAGCGCAGGCAGTTCATTTGAATTTATCGAAAGTGTCAAATCTGATCTTTTTCCTGACGAGATTTACGTTTTTACCCCTGAGGGCCGCATTGTCGAGCTTCCGGCTGGCGCCACTTCTGTGGACTTTGCCTATGCAGTGCATACCGACATCGGGCACGCTTGTGTCGGTGCGCGTGTCGATCGCCAGCCCTACCCGCTTTCACAACCACTAAGTAGTGGTCAGACAGTTGAAATTATTACCGCACCAGGGGCGCGTCCTAATGCTGCATGGTTAAATTTTGTTGTCAGTTCGAAAGCACGTGCAAAAATTCGCCAGTTGCTCAAAAACCTGAAACGTGACGACTCTGTTAATCTGGGACGCCGGCTGCTGAATCTCGCCCTCGGTGGTAGCCGTAAACTCGCAGAGATACCCGCTGCCAATGTTCAGCAAGAGCTGGAGCGCATGAAACTGGCAACACTTGACGATCTACTGGCTGAAATTGGTCTTGGTAATGCCATGAGTGTGGTTATCGCCAGAAATTTACAGCAGGGTGAAGAGATTTCTCCGGCATTGAGCGTAGCGAGCTCTTCGCGTAGCAAACTGCCTATCAAAGGCGCAGATGGCGTACTAATCACTTTTGCTAAATGCTGTCGCCCTATTCCCGGTGACCCGATTATTGCCTACGTTAGTCCGGGTAAAGGATTAGTTGTGCACCATGAGTCCTGTCGTAATATTCGTGGTTACCAAAAAGAACCAGAAAAGTTTATGGCGGTAGAGTGGGATAAAACCACTGATCAGGAGTTTGTTGCAGAAATTAAAGTAGAAATGTTCAATCATCAGGGAGCGCTGGCCAATCTCACTGCGGCGATCAATACCGCCGGATCAGGAATTCAAAGCCTGAACACCGAAGAAAAAGAGGGGCGCGTCTACAGCGCTTTTATACGTCTTACCGTGCATGATCGTATCCATCTGGCTCATATTATGCGAAAAATTCGCGTCATGCCCGATATGATCAAAGTACACCGTAACCGAAACTGA
- the rpoZ gene encoding DNA-directed RNA polymerase subunit omega (ID:JIFNMEKO_03376;~source:Prodigal:2.6), whose protein sequence is MARVTVQDAVEKIGNRFDLVLVAARRARQMQIGGKDSLVPEENDKSTVIALREIEEGLITNQILDLRERQEQQDQEAAELQAVTAIAEGRR, encoded by the coding sequence ATGGCACGCGTAACCGTACAGGACGCAGTAGAAAAAATTGGTAACCGTTTTGACCTTGTTCTGGTTGCTGCGCGTCGCGCACGTCAGATGCAGATTGGCGGTAAAGATTCTCTCGTTCCTGAAGAGAACGATAAATCAACCGTCATTGCGCTGCGTGAAATAGAAGAGGGGCTGATCACTAATCAGATCCTTGACCTGCGTGAACGTCAGGAGCAGCAAGATCAGGAAGCAGCAGAATTACAGGCTGTTACAGCGATTGCTGAAGGCCGCCGTTAA
- the gmk gene encoding Guanylate kinase (ID:JIFNMEKO_03377;~source:Prodigal:2.6), whose product MAQGTLFIVSAPSGAGKSSLIQALLKTQPLYDTQVSVSHTTRDKRPGEQHGEHYYFVSHDQFRAMIAQDEFIEYAEVFGNYYGTARETIEQVLATGVDIFLDIDWQGAQQIRNKMPQARTIFVLPPSKDELDRRLRGRGQDSEETIARRMAQAVAEMAHYAEYDYLIVNDDFNLALSDLKTIIRAERLRIARQKSRHSALISKLLAD is encoded by the coding sequence ATGGCTCAAGGCACACTATTTATTGTTTCTGCTCCCAGCGGAGCGGGTAAGTCGAGTTTAATTCAGGCATTACTGAAAACTCAGCCGCTATACGATACCCAGGTTTCTGTTTCCCATACCACGCGAGACAAGCGACCTGGTGAACAACACGGCGAACACTACTATTTTGTCTCTCATGATCAATTCCGGGCCATGATCGCTCAGGATGAATTTATTGAATACGCAGAGGTATTCGGTAACTATTACGGTACTGCACGTGAGACCATTGAGCAGGTATTAGCGACCGGTGTGGATATTTTTCTGGATATCGACTGGCAGGGAGCACAGCAGATCAGAAACAAAATGCCGCAAGCGCGTACTATTTTCGTTCTGCCTCCCTCAAAAGATGAGCTGGATCGCCGGCTGCGTGGCCGTGGTCAGGATAGTGAAGAAACTATTGCACGCCGCATGGCACAAGCAGTAGCAGAAATGGCGCATTACGCAGAGTATGATTATCTGATAGTCAATGATGATTTCAATCTCGCGCTATCAGATTTAAAAACCATTATTCGTGCGGAACGTCTGCGTATAGCACGTCAAAAGTCCCGGCACAGTGCATTAATAAGCAAACTATTGGCAGACTGA
- the ligB gene encoding DNA ligase B (ID:JIFNMEKO_03378;~source:Prodigal:2.6) yields the protein MIPLLFSSYRLFSLLVFNNLNADPVQEGAKMRKGLLLLLCGCSSVFAQCPDWTSARAKQELQQLAKKLYQWDDAYYRLGVSEISDEHYDAQQKTYHLWQRCFSPEEALRQPVLPAGGKHPHPVAHAGVKKLSERQALINWMAGRKSLWMQPKIDGVAVTLVYHHGKLVSMVSRGNGRYGEDWSVKAALIPAIPQILKEPHDMILQGEIFLQMSAHRQSVVGGQSARAKIAGALRANNPVSLLKQEGIFIWAWPDGPQTFEARIQALHDLGFPLVKEWSKPVKTFSEIEAWRETWFTQPLPFATDGVVIHSAPPAGKYWLPGQGDWAVAWKYDPLKSSSSVRAVEFNVGRTGKISIVLQIDPVVIDDKRISRVNLASLARWYKEDIRPGDKIALSLVGQGIPRFDGVLWRTRQRSTLPVPEQANYHRLTCFIPAPECHAQFLSRLIGLGAPEALNLKGLNRQRWLALIQSGKLEHLFSWLQLTSEQLAGVSGFTARRAEQVYHQFNLARQLPFKRWVKALGVPVPEKALQVMNDKSWSELLNRSTAQWQQLPGVGQQMAEKITGFLADVQIRTLIAYLEIHLPG from the coding sequence ATGATTCCATTACTTTTCTCTTCTTATCGTTTATTTTCTCTGCTTGTTTTTAATAACCTGAATGCTGATCCAGTTCAGGAAGGAGCAAAGATGCGTAAGGGATTACTATTGCTTTTGTGCGGTTGTTCTTCAGTTTTTGCACAGTGCCCGGACTGGACATCAGCCAGAGCGAAGCAGGAGTTGCAGCAGCTGGCAAAAAAACTCTACCAGTGGGATGACGCCTACTACCGTCTCGGGGTCAGTGAAATCAGTGATGAGCACTATGATGCACAGCAAAAAACCTATCATCTCTGGCAACGCTGTTTTTCCCCTGAGGAGGCATTGCGTCAACCCGTTTTGCCTGCTGGTGGCAAACATCCACATCCCGTAGCCCATGCAGGAGTTAAAAAGCTGTCAGAGAGACAGGCGTTGATCAACTGGATGGCCGGGAGAAAATCATTATGGATGCAGCCTAAAATTGATGGTGTTGCAGTAACCCTGGTATATCACCATGGGAAGCTTGTCAGCATGGTGAGTCGTGGTAATGGGCGTTATGGTGAGGACTGGAGCGTGAAAGCCGCTTTAATTCCGGCTATTCCTCAGATACTCAAAGAGCCACACGACATGATCTTGCAAGGTGAAATTTTCTTGCAGATGTCAGCTCATCGTCAGTCTGTTGTCGGAGGACAGAGCGCCCGCGCGAAGATCGCCGGAGCGTTACGAGCGAATAACCCTGTCTCATTACTGAAACAGGAGGGGATTTTCATCTGGGCGTGGCCTGATGGCCCGCAAACTTTTGAAGCACGCATTCAGGCATTACATGACCTTGGTTTTCCACTGGTAAAGGAGTGGAGCAAACCTGTGAAAACGTTCAGTGAAATTGAGGCATGGCGTGAAACCTGGTTTACTCAGCCTCTGCCTTTTGCCACCGATGGCGTCGTTATTCATTCTGCGCCCCCCGCCGGGAAGTATTGGCTACCAGGTCAGGGAGACTGGGCAGTTGCCTGGAAATACGACCCACTAAAAAGCAGTAGTAGTGTGCGTGCGGTAGAGTTTAACGTAGGACGGACAGGTAAAATCAGCATTGTGCTGCAAATAGACCCTGTTGTGATTGATGATAAACGTATTAGTCGGGTTAATCTTGCTTCTCTGGCTCGCTGGTATAAAGAGGATATTCGTCCGGGAGACAAAATTGCACTCAGTCTGGTTGGTCAGGGAATACCTCGTTTTGATGGTGTTTTATGGCGAACCCGGCAACGTTCAACACTGCCTGTACCCGAACAGGCAAATTACCATCGGTTAACGTGTTTCATCCCTGCGCCTGAATGCCATGCACAGTTTCTCTCCCGTCTGATTGGATTAGGTGCTCCGGAGGCCCTGAACCTTAAAGGGCTTAACCGACAGAGATGGCTGGCGCTGATACAATCAGGAAAACTTGAGCACCTGTTTTCATGGTTGCAATTAACATCAGAACAACTGGCTGGTGTTAGTGGTTTTACTGCCCGGCGAGCTGAACAGGTATACCATCAATTTAACCTTGCCCGGCAACTGCCGTTCAAACGTTGGGTAAAAGCGTTAGGTGTCCCTGTGCCTGAAAAAGCGTTACAGGTAATGAATGACAAGAGTTGGTCTGAATTGCTCAATCGTTCAACAGCGCAATGGCAACAACTTCCCGGAGTGGGCCAACAGATGGCAGAAAAAATCACCGGTTTTTTGGCTGATGTTCAAATCCGTACACTCATTGCTTATCTGGAAATTCACTTGCCAGGATAA
- a CDS encoding hypothetical protein (ID:JIFNMEKO_03379;~UPF0126 inner membrane protein YicG;~source:Prodigal:2.6) — protein MLLTVLYLIGITAEAMTGALAAGRRKMDTFGVIIIASVTAIGGGSVRDILLGHYPLGWVKHPEYIVIVAVAAVFTIRLAPLMPHLCKVFLLLDALGLVVFSIIGAQVALEMKQSALIVAISAVITGVFGGVLRDLFCQRIPLVFQKELYAGIAFVTGWLYLLLQKVPLSHDLVIILTLLFGFTARLLVLRFKLGLPVFNYSHGDH, from the coding sequence ATGTTACTCACCGTATTGTATCTCATCGGTATTACCGCAGAAGCAATGACAGGCGCGCTGGCGGCAGGCCGACGAAAAATGGACACCTTTGGTGTGATTATCATTGCCTCTGTGACTGCCATTGGTGGCGGTTCAGTCAGGGATATTCTACTTGGACATTATCCTCTGGGATGGGTGAAGCACCCGGAATATATCGTTATTGTCGCCGTTGCAGCGGTGTTCACGATCCGCCTTGCGCCATTGATGCCGCACTTGTGCAAAGTCTTCCTGCTGCTCGATGCCCTTGGCCTCGTTGTGTTTTCGATTATTGGTGCGCAAGTTGCTCTGGAAATGAAACAGTCAGCATTGATCGTTGCCATCAGTGCCGTCATTACTGGTGTCTTTGGTGGTGTGTTGCGTGATTTATTTTGCCAGCGCATTCCCCTCGTATTCCAGAAAGAACTCTATGCTGGTATCGCCTTTGTGACTGGCTGGCTGTATTTACTTTTGCAAAAAGTACCGTTATCTCACGATTTAGTCATCATCCTCACGCTATTATTCGGTTTTACCGCCCGCCTGTTGGTTTTACGGTTTAAACTGGGCTTACCTGTATTTAATTATTCACATGGTGATCACTAA
- a CDS encoding hypothetical protein (ID:JIFNMEKO_03380;~source:Prodigal:2.6): MQTLPACPKCHSEYTWQDNELFNCPECGHVWSGDSATENEESLVVKDANGNLLADGDSVTVIKDLKVKGSSTPLKMGTRVKNIRLVEGDHNIDCKIDGFGPMKLKSEFVKKL, encoded by the coding sequence ATGCAAACCCTTCCAGCCTGTCCTAAATGCCATTCTGAATATACCTGGCAGGATAACGAGTTATTCAACTGCCCTGAGTGCGGGCATGTTTGGTCAGGTGATAGTGCAACAGAGAATGAAGAATCGTTAGTAGTTAAAGATGCCAACGGAAACCTGCTCGCCGATGGTGATAGCGTTACTGTCATCAAAGATCTCAAAGTCAAAGGCAGCTCAACCCCACTGAAAATGGGTACCCGGGTAAAAAATATTCGTCTGGTTGAAGGCGACCACAATATTGATTGTAAAATTGATGGCTTCGGGCCGATGAAATTAAAATCTGAATTCGTCAAAAAATTGTAA
- a CDS encoding hypothetical protein (ID:JIFNMEKO_03381;~source:Prodigal:2.6): MLKGQLEQAKEQLKAMPVDQQEMACKQGIEAMKMAEEQMKKLQG; encoded by the coding sequence ATGCTGAAAGGTCAGCTCGAACAGGCTAAAGAGCAGTTAAAAGCCATGCCAGTCGACCAGCAGGAAATGGCGTGTAAACAGGGTATAGAAGCAATGAAAATGGCTGAAGAGCAGATGAAAAAACTACAAGGCTGA
- a CDS encoding hypothetical protein (ID:JIFNMEKO_03382;~source:Prodigal:2.6) encodes MEKIIKEKLVEIEVRNNIRILYACESGSRAWGFPSANSDYDVRFIYIHSRDRYLSIDNPPSHLTLPRDEELDLLGWDLKRTLQLVRKSNTTPFEWLQSSIVYQQNERVAEMLWQLCRQYFNARGNIFHYLGIAKSALQSAEGQQIGIKKLFYVIRPLLCAKWCLEKKQIAPIEIEPMIKLLSDELSEKITTLISYKSVTAESFSVTIDPVIYEFIEKTKNDIFSKVQLLTERRFKTQPLDDFFIETLQYLDR; translated from the coding sequence ATGGAGAAAATAATAAAGGAAAAGCTTGTTGAAATAGAGGTGAGGAATAATATACGTATTCTTTACGCCTGTGAGTCTGGTAGCCGGGCATGGGGTTTTCCATCGGCGAATAGTGATTATGATGTGCGATTTATTTACATACATTCTCGTGATAGATATTTATCAATCGATAATCCACCCTCTCATTTGACTCTGCCAAGAGATGAGGAACTTGACTTGCTGGGATGGGATCTGAAAAGAACGCTACAGCTTGTTCGCAAATCTAATACTACTCCATTTGAATGGTTACAATCATCTATTGTCTATCAACAAAATGAACGGGTAGCTGAAATGTTATGGCAGCTTTGTAGACAATACTTCAATGCACGGGGAAACATATTCCATTATCTGGGTATCGCGAAAAGTGCACTACAAAGTGCAGAAGGGCAACAGATTGGTATAAAAAAACTTTTTTATGTAATAAGGCCTTTGTTATGTGCGAAGTGGTGCCTTGAGAAAAAACAAATAGCACCTATAGAAATTGAACCAATGATTAAATTACTATCGGATGAATTAAGTGAAAAAATAACCACGCTCATTTCTTATAAATCAGTAACAGCTGAGTCGTTTTCTGTTACTATTGACCCTGTTATTTATGAGTTTATTGAAAAAACCAAAAATGATATTTTTTCGAAAGTGCAGTTGTTAACTGAACGTCGCTTCAAAACACAACCGCTGGATGATTTTTTTATAGAAACACTGCAATATTTAGATAGATAA
- a CDS encoding hypothetical protein (ID:JIFNMEKO_03383;~source:Prodigal:2.6): MTIDDLKDNGLILLEVVSGSRSFGLETETLDIDIKGVFYLPKSEFYGLNYISQISNETNDIVYYELGRFVELLIKNNPNILEILASDPECILYQHPVMQQLNVELFLSKKTKNNFAHYALSQINKARGLNKKINNPIAVKR, from the coding sequence ATGACCATTGATGATCTAAAGGATAACGGACTGATTTTATTAGAGGTTGTCAGTGGAAGTCGCTCCTTTGGTCTGGAAACTGAAACATTAGACATTGATATAAAAGGAGTTTTTTATCTTCCTAAATCAGAATTTTATGGACTGAATTACATATCACAAATAAGTAATGAAACTAATGATATAGTCTACTATGAACTTGGCCGATTTGTTGAGCTGCTAATTAAAAACAATCCTAACATACTGGAAATTCTGGCATCTGATCCTGAGTGTATTCTTTACCAGCATCCAGTCATGCAACAGTTGAATGTTGAATTATTTTTATCGAAAAAAACAAAAAACAACTTTGCCCATTACGCCTTATCTCAAATAAATAAAGCCAGAGGTCTGAATAAAAAAATTAATAATCCTATAGCTGTAAAGCGATAA
- a CDS encoding hypothetical protein (ID:JIFNMEKO_03384;~source:Prodigal:2.6), with translation MVAYLSFNRDGYASHCREYKSYWQWVEERNEQHYTNNVMNGNDYDAKNIMHTIRLLEVSREIMINGKMTNKRPNRDELLNIKGGAFKYEQLIEMADKLLTEIESAEQLSDLPDEPNENIVLARLVSMRDTLYSGSENTHYKDNCIEYASVGRPKKNK, from the coding sequence ATGGTTGCGTATTTAAGTTTTAATCGCGATGGTTACGCTTCACACTGTCGGGAATACAAATCATATTGGCAGTGGGTGGAAGAAAGAAATGAACAGCATTATACCAATAATGTAATGAATGGGAATGATTATGATGCAAAAAACATTATGCATACAATTCGATTATTGGAAGTTTCGCGTGAAATTATGATTAATGGCAAAATGACTAACAAAAGGCCAAATCGAGATGAGTTGCTGAATATTAAAGGTGGTGCGTTTAAATATGAGCAACTAATAGAAATGGCGGATAAACTGCTTACTGAAATTGAGTCAGCTGAACAGCTATCTGATTTACCTGACGAACCGAATGAAAATATTGTTTTAGCACGCTTAGTGAGTATGCGTGATACGTTATACAGTGGTAGTGAGAATACTCATTACAAGGATAATTGTATTGAATATGCCTCAGTCGGGCGCCCGAAGAAA